In Mercenaria mercenaria strain notata unplaced genomic scaffold, MADL_Memer_1 contig_3824, whole genome shotgun sequence, a single genomic region encodes these proteins:
- the LOC128553435 gene encoding E3 ubiquitin-protein ligase TRIM33-like — protein sequence MAVSGRKVADFQGSIFKDSAEDFDHRCEPCLAIDQQIEAHGFCVDCQEYLCKSCFAYHQRIKATKQHHLVNKDNMDKQAVIKESDECTEKCQVHKKEVIKFFCPEHEALGCNDCIVLNHRACDIDYIPDKCAGIGDSAEFREVLSELNQKVNEVEDVIKLASCREKEFNYCHDKLLEEITTFRKEINDRLDQLQKQIQKDAERKKSRDKQTVKEVLETCTDISLDIKQLQSKLQDYKASQQNGHLYITMKQAKSKLKSEEIKEVDRSLEKTNMQYTFEQNQDLENILSRQNALGKLALSSSLVTTKGRNR from the coding sequence ATGGCAGTTTCGGGTCGAAAGGTCGCTGATTTTCAAGGTTCCATATTCAAAGACTCAGCAGAGGACTTTGACCATAGATGTGAGCCTTGTTTGGCGATTGATCAGCAAATAGAAGCTCACggattttgtgtggactgtcAAGAATACTTGTGTAAGAGCTGCTTTGCTTATCATCAAAGGATAAAGGCGACCAAACAACATCACTTGGTCAACAAAGATAATATGGATAAACAAGCTGTCATCAAGGAGTCAGACGAATGCACTGAGAAGTGTCAAGTGCACAAAAAGGAAGTGATTAAATTTTTCTGTCCAGAACATGAAGCTCTCGGCTGCAACGATTGTATCGTCCTGAATCACAGAGCATGTGACATTGACTATATACCTGATAAATGTGCAGGTATTGGGGACAGTGCAGAATTCAGAGAGGTACTGAGTGAGCTTAACCAGAAGGTGAATGAAGTCGAGGATGTTATAAAGTTGGCCTCATGTAGAGAAAAAGAATTTAATTACTGTCATGATAAGCTACTCGAAGAAATTACAACGTTTCGCAAAGAGATAAATGATCGTTTAGACCAACTACAAAAGCAAATTCAGAAAGATGCTGAAAGAAAGAAATCCAgagataaacaaacagtaaagGAAGTGCTTGAAACTTGTACCGACATTTCTTTAGATATCAAACAACTACAGTCGAAACTACAAGATTACAAAGCCTCACAACAGAATGGACATCTTTACATTACAATGAAACAAGCTAAATCCAAACTAAAGTCAGAAGAAATAAAGGAGGTAGACAGAAGTTTAGAAAAGACAAACATGCAATACACATTTGAGCAAAACCAGGATCTGGAAAACATACTTTCAAGACAAAATGCCCTTGGAAAGCTAGCACTCTCTTCTTCTCTTGTAACAACAAAGGGGAGAAACCGATag